In the genome of Bacteroidales bacterium, the window TGCCAAAGGAAAAGGATTAAGAATTATCCCGACTTGTTCTTATGTAAAGGTTTGGCTAAACAGGCATCCCGGATACCAGGATTAAAAATGAACTATATATTTTTACATTATTAACTTACCTGATATATGTCTTTATGTAACATTTAATGAGAAAAATACGTACATCTAATTTTAGATTCCATGATAGGATATCATAAATTGATCATAGGGGTTGTATTTTGTAGTTTATCTTTTGCAACAATATTTGGTGCAGAAGACGAATTATCTTTTGGAGAAACTCAAGCCAGGCAGAAAGCAGATTCGGCAAGGCTATTCTTCAGGAAATCAGATTATAAAAATGCCGAACGTTCGGTAAAAGAAAGTAACTTATTGTGTGATACTACGGATATTGAATTATTGATCGGTAATTATTCACTATTAATTACTATTGATTCAATTAATAAAGATTTCCGTTCAGCTCTTTCACATCTAAGCCAAAAAGAAGAATTAACCAATAAGGTGCTTACTGCAAAACGAGACCAGGCACGTAATGAAATTGCTCATAACCATCATATACAACAAAAAGAGGAAGAGATTGCATCTATAAGAAAGAAGGTTGCTGAAAATGATATAAAATATGAACGTAATAAAAAGATAGTTGTATTTCTTTCTATTTTAACATTAATTCTATTTATTTTCACATTGTTACGAACTTATCAAAGTCGTAAGAGAGTTAAATCCAATAGAAAACTTTTAGATGAAATCAATGCAAATAAGCATCACTTGGAATTGCTGACAAAACAATTCAATGAGCAAAGTTCTTATATTCAAAAAATAGCCCAGGAAAATACAGGACTTGAAAATGCAAATGCAGTTAAAAACAGACTATTATCGATCATTTCGCATGATTTAAGGAGTCCTATGTCGTCCCTTCAGGCATTGTTGAACCTTTTCAATACTAATGGTATAGCGCGTAAAGATCTGATTGATTTTTTCGGTAAACTGTTGTCCCGGGTTGAAAACACTTCTACTATGCTTGAAAATCTACTACATTGGTCCCATTACCAGCTAAATGGAATAGAGCCTATCTTTGAAAAAGTTGATATACAAAAAATTATAGATGACAGTATTAACTTCTATCATATGCAAGCCGAACAAAAGCGGATTGTGATAGATAATTCTTTAAGGACTTCTGTATTGGTGTATGCAGATATAGAAATGTTAAAGATAATACTTCGTAATTTGATTTCCAATGCCTTGAAATTTACATACAATGGTGGGATAATTACGATAAAGGCATTTAAAA includes:
- a CDS encoding HAMP domain-containing histidine kinase; the protein is MIGYHKLIIGVVFCSLSFATIFGAEDELSFGETQARQKADSARLFFRKSDYKNAERSVKESNLLCDTTDIELLIGNYSLLITIDSINKDFRSALSHLSQKEELTNKVLTAKRDQARNEIAHNHHIQQKEEEIASIRKKVAENDIKYERNKKIVVFLSILTLILFIFTLLRTYQSRKRVKSNRKLLDEINANKHHLELLTKQFNEQSSYIQKIAQENTGLENANAVKNRLLSIISHDLRSPMSSLQALLNLFNTNGIARKDLIDFFGKLLSRVENTSTMLENLLHWSHYQLNGIEPIFEKVDIQKIIDDSINFYHMQAEQKRIVIDNSLRTSVLVYADIEMLKIILRNLISNALKFTYNGGIITIKAFKKEGYVIVSVKDTGIGITSEDQSKIFSMSNFTTLGTDKEKGTGLGLMLCKDFVEHNRGKIWLDSKIGVGTTFYFSIPLAEED